Within the Phalacrocorax aristotelis chromosome 13, bGulAri2.1, whole genome shotgun sequence genome, the region AGTAACCAATGTTTTTGTAGAGCTAGAATTGTAAAACCTGAACAGGGAGAATGCAATCTATAGGGATTTGGTGCAAGTATAAACTCATTTCCACGCACGCTGGAGCCTGCTGTCCTAAAACATGGTCACTGGTAGGAAAATGAGATGGTATCTATGGCAGACTATGAGGGAATTGCTCAGATACAAGGAGGGATgttctgagcaacctggtctagttgaatATGTTCCTGCTCACTACAGGGGGGttgaaaggtcccttccaacctaaaccattctttgattctaggctcttttcaatggtgcccagtgacaggccaaggggccacgggcacaagctggaacacgggaagctccacctgaacatgaggacaaaccccttccctgtgcaggtgccagagcaggggcacaggctgcccagagaggctgtggggtcccttccctggagacattcacaccccgcctggatgcggtcctgtgcccctgctctgggtgtgcctgctcaagcaggggattggatgtccagaggtcccttccaacccctacaattctatgattctgtgatttgcatGCCACTGTATTTCCAGCCTTGTCTTGAGTTACTGGCACTGGACCTGGTGCCATCATTGATCATTGGCACAGTCCATGAGTCTCCTCACTCCGAGTCATCCTCGGTGTGCTTGACCGCTCTCTTTGAGTGACATCTTCCATTCTGGGCCCACAATCATAAAACTAATGTCTCAACAGACAAAGACCCGTCTTGACCTGCTGTTGGACAGGTTTATTTAGAACAACTTTTATTTCCTGCTAATGATGGGAAAGCAGACCCCATCATGatgttatttacatttctgaagaCATAATTATTACACAAACAATAGGAGAATTGgggtggcagggaaggaagTAGCTGTGTGAGATCACTGGGTTAATAacttttttgaaaacatttacagTTGTAACCCTAGCCACGGTGGAGTTCGGAGCCACTGGATGGCACGTTGAATTAAAACATAGTGATGGCCCAGTCTGATGCACAGGGATCTCCTTGAACTCTTGCAGAGCTGTAGCTTCAGCTTGAACTCCTCATGGCTGAGCAATAACTGTAGCTGAGCTTTTCAGAGTTCAGTTTTGCTGCCAGGGCTCTGTATCAAGGAGCTAGACAGCAGCAGCCCACAGCGGCGTTTCTAATGGGTGGTAGACGTGTGGATTCATGTCTTACCTCACCCTGAGTCGAGCTGCGTGTGTGGTTGTGCCATCAGCATCTATTTAAAGGAGGCTGTAATCGATTTACCAAGTTGCCTAAAGGTGCATTTTGGTGGCCTCATGTTTATTAATCAGGCCCTCAAACAGAATGATGACTTGGCAGAAATTTTGCTATGCTTCGTGATTTGAAAGCCTTAATTAGTAGATAGTATGTCCCCAGGATTACAAGTGTACTGATTGTTTTGATCTTTGTGTGTAAAGCAGCCTGAGGTTAAAAACAcagaggtattttttttctcattcagtACACAGACCACTATTTAGAGAGGGGAATTAAAttgtaaagactgaagcaaattAAGTAGTGCATCAAAACTCCATTCCTTTGAACAAATCTGTATGCATCAGTTTCCAGCTGGCCACATCCAGGAATGTCTTCATTGCTGTGAAAAGCTTACTGTACTCTGAACTATTCTAGacagaagcaggaagaaaatagaattaTGAGAAAAAATTGTGAGCACataaggtttttttattctttgggGGCTTTTCCCAGCTGAATCCATAGGCACAACTTACGCAAAGTTCTGATCTTCGCCCCGCTCCCCAGCCCTGTTTTTATTTCGTATGGACACGGGTCTCACCACACCCCTTTACATTGTGCTGGCAAGGGCTGGACAGGCTTAATTTCTATGGGACAGAGGAGTAAGATGAGGTTGCTTCAAACAGGATGACTGACATTTGTGCGAATGAAGGTATTCCCAAGGATGGGCTGTCTGCTGGCTCTCAGTCCCCCAGGGCTGGTAGGGTTTAGAGTGTAATTCAAGTTCCAGGTGACTACTTTCAGGAGTGAGGCGTACAGAAAACAGTAAGACTTCCTCCCCTATTCAGTGcagggaaaaactgaaaagtccCAGGGATCTAGAGGAAGGTTCTGCTCCTGGAGGAAGACTTTTGCCTGCCTGACTCTAGCTTAGTCACTCAGGCACACAGTCTTGAATAGCTTTACAAGGCTGCTCTTGGTTGCTGCAAGCCTGTTCCCAGACATTCACATGCAGCTTCGCAACACTCATGGCCTATCTGTTCAGACTAACAGGTCTTCAGGTACTTGACAGAAATGATTGggagttttttccccttccattgCAGCAAGCACCCTTTTTCATGGACAGCAGTGGGAGTTGGCTTTACAGAAGTAGAGCCTTCAAACTGCTTGACCAGTGCAGAAGCAGTGTGTTATGTACAGAATTGAGCAGGGAATGGTACTCACCAGAGCATGGGGAGatgaaaaagggagaaatattTACATGAGCTTCACCAGGGTGCTGGGAAAGCCTTCTAACTGACTGCTGTTGATGTCCTGAGGCCTGTGGAAGAAGAGAACAGGGCAGTGATGGCTTAATTGGAACTGAGAAAGTCTTTTTTCTGCTGGTATTCTACTAAATTATGAGGGTGAAAAAACAGCACAGTGATGTGCTAGTGTAGGTAGTGCAGGCTGGCCCAGGACAGGCTGTTCCTTCTCTGCACCCACTTGGCCACATAAGGAAAGAGCTGGGTCATGGGGTCAGGTAAGAGCATCTGGAAGAAGACACTTAATCCAGTAGCTTAACATCTGGAAGCCAGACAGCAATAAGGACCTTGTCTTATTCCTGTGGTGAGCAGATAATTAACTGATTCCAACCTACCTTTGATTCTGCAGAATGGCTCCCAGGAAGTCCCTTAGTACTGTCTGTTGGTGGTAGCGGCTGTCCATCAGGATGCTGTCAGACTGGCGCCTTGTCAGAAATTCATGCACCCCTTCCCCTGGGCTGCTCTCGCTGCTTCTGTTATACAAAGATGAGAAACATCTTTGTCTCAGAGATGCTTTTTAGTCCCTCGCTCAAAGTTTGGCTCAGGTTGAGCAGCACAGCAAGGGAACCTGCAGTGTCTAAGCATGGGGCTGTTCTGAATCATTCAGTAAGAAATTGGTCAGCTCTATTTGCTCCTGTGTTAGGACAGGGATCAGATCTGGCTCACATCTGACTAGCTGGTCTTATTTAGTGGCAGTCACTGAACTATCTAGTCACAGCTACCTGAGTGGTAGTGGAAAGGCTGATTTCTGTCTTCAGGCCAGGGACAACTGTTTCCTACCAGTGAATGATCATTGCAACTCttatttgcaaatattattCCTTGTTGATGTTATGGTAGAGCTCTCAGCTGATCTGACACACATAGCCTTGGAGGAAAGGATTAATTAGGCTGCTTAATGATAGTTGTGATTAGGGGGGTCTGAGACATAGGGATGCAGGATGCCCCTCGGGATGTGGAACAGCAGGAGAGATTGCTTCTGTTGCAGTGGAAGGCAGCTATTTCTGCTGCATGTATGAAAGAAACTGCCCAGTGTAATAAGCACAGCATTAGCTCTAGGACAGCAAAGTGCTGTGGCTTACCCAAGCCGCTTGCCAATGATGGTCTGTAAGAATTTGCGGGCAGAAATCTGCCCCAGGAATTTCCGGTAGTTGTCGGTGAATATGGCATCAGCATGGCGCTGCATCCTAGGGGTGAAAGACAAGCACAAGGTGTGCTCTTTGAGATAGCAATGGACGTTTTAGGTGAGAAACAGgtgtttcagatttcaaaatacaCTAGATGTGGCACTGCTGAGATCATGGGCAGGTAACTGTAGCAAACACCTTTTGATATTGGACTGCGTTACTGTTGGAGGGTAAAGGATTTGAGGGAGCTCAGTCCTgacagggaggcagcaggcaaAATAAATGTCTGTTAATCAGTATCCACACTACAACAAGTAAGGAGAAGTACCTGTAAACCAAAGGTGAGGTCAGGGAACCagtggaaaggaggaggagaacaacaggctgggagagggcagagctggggctgggacaTTCCTGTGCTCTACAGCAGCACCGTCACTCAGAGGAGGGCTCTGTCTGGGTCAGCGTGGCAGGAGCCTCCTCTAGCCTGGAGACCCAGGCTAGACCCAGGCTCCTGAAAATCCATGGATAAGGGAAGCATGACTCACTTGGCTGATCCCCACTGTTGTAAGGATGAGTCCTCTGTACTTCAGACAGAAATAACCATCCTCCATCTCCTGGCAGGTGTGGAAAGGAGAGGCTCTAACAATCCATACAGATGGattcccagggctcagtggaAAATTACGTTCCCTGAAGGAGCATTGGGCCTGTGACCCTGCCCTTGTCAGTACGTCCCTGCTCTGGGGGACAGCAGAACATGACTCTGGACATGGGTGATGGTAAGAGCTGGCCCTGTCCCAGCATTCTGCCCTGGTTGCAGGGCTCAACTGGGTTCTCCCCCCGAAGCTTGGACTTTGTGGTGCTGGTGAGACTAAGTGACCTGCTGGTCTCTTCCTGGGCTGGGGAAAGATTGTACCCAGTGTACtcttgctgcagcagggctgagagGTGAGGTACAAACCTTTTTGCAGAGGGGTCTGTTAAcaaaccctcctcctcctgttcctCTGCCGAGGGATTATGGCTCTGCAATGGGCTGCTGTGCTGTAGCTGGAAGTTTATAACCTTGCCAGCAACTGGCCCTGGACTGTACCTGCAAGACAAACCCAAGGCATACTGTGAGATATGCTCAACTGCCAGTCGGGGATCAGTCTTCTTGACCACTACTCCCTGTTATCCTGCtttgtatttctccttttgCCATCCCATCTCATCAGTAACACAAGTGGTGTCTGTCACCCTCCCCAGCTAGAAACTGCCCTGAAGCTGTTTCAACAGTGGAAAATGGTTGCTAGAGCTGCCCACACACACTTCCCCCCTCGCTGAGCTCCCAGCATCCCTGAGCAAAATTCCAGCAATTCTGGTATTGTTATGCCATGGCTTTGGCACAGGGCTAAAGCATTTTCTACGGGACATTGAAAATCCACATTATAGAACCCAATGCTCAATTTTGTGCTTCCATAGATTTGTAGTGGTAGGAAGGAATATTACAACTTGTAGCAGTCAACAAGGAAATACTTGAAATATTAATAGGCAGCTGTTGAGTTCACGTACTAGAATATCTGCAGTTCTGATTTCAATGCAGGTGGCCTGCAGGCTCAAATTTTAATCGGTGATGGAGCTGGAGGTGCTGGCTGCTTTGGAGATTGCCAGATTTCCCTTTATAGGACCCAGAATTCAATTCCAAACCCAATTGCTTGGGCTTAAATATTCCATGTCAGGCGCCTGCCTTCTTTGGAAACTGCCCCTTGGCTAGCAATGTTCCAAAAAAATTAAGCCAGGGTAAAGAAATAGATTTACCAATGCACATACAGTTCATCCAGCTTTCAGAAGTGCTGGCAACCTTAATTTGGCACATGCTTATTTTGCACAAGGTCAGAGATGAGGCAGAGAGTGATAACGTGGAAAAAACACTCAACAGCTTACCTGAGAGCTGGATAGAGAGGAGAGCAGATGGAGCATGCGACTAAAtgcaggaagaggagcagggTGGCCTTGTCCAGCATCTTCCACCCTTTGGGGTCACCTGAAATGCAAGGCGGTCTGAGTCAGCAGCAGTGAGGTGCTCAGGGCCAGGAGGGGAGGCCAAGCGCTACCTTTGCGTTCTCAGTCCCCCTGCTCACTTACCAGCACAAAAGGACTGGAAACATGCCTTTGTGTTTGTGATTGTGGTGTCTCCCAATGCAGAGATGTCTTGACATGGCAAAGTCTTTGCGAGGGCATGCAGTTCCTGGCTGTGTGTGACCCCTCAGGGAGCCGGTGCCTCCCTTGGGTCGGGAGGCAGGGCTGATCAGCAGGGTTTCGTGCTGTGGGACCCCCTTATTGACGGGTCCCCCTGCTGTGGTTGAAGGATAGCTCTCAGGCTGGGGTGAGCCCCAGGGACCACTACACGGCCTGTAAATAGCAGTGTAAGAGCACCTGGAAGCTGGAGGGCAGCAGTTAGCAGGGGCTGCCAAACGCAACGGCACTGCCTGCACGGGACCATCTGTGACCAGCCCCTGGGacctctcctgccctctgctctcctggggaCGTGCATCTGCTCACACAGCTGCACGGCACGGCTCCGTGCATAACAGCCAACTGGGCTGCCTTGCTGGCTGTCCAGAGAttagagagaaacagaaaaatccagATAAAACTCCTGCGCAGAGGGGTAATACTGGCCCAGAGGTACCCCTGGCAAATCCGTTCTCTGGAGGCAATGGTGCTGAGCTTGATTAGCCTAAAGAAAACACAGGCTGCTCCTTTAGTTAGTGTTcttggggagaggggggacTGGACCAAAATACGTCTCTTTGGGAGAGCCGAACTGCTGCTGTGTCGAGAGGAGCCCCCCTGCCGCTCAGCCGGCGCAGCTCTGAGCACCCGCTTCAGTGGAAGGTGAGGTGGGCTTGAGCAGTGCGTGTCTGCCCTCCGACAGATGGCTGCCGTGCTTCGTGTCCTGGGGCTGGCTGAAGCGCTGCGAATGACTCAGGACAGAGTCCTCTGAGGTCGCACACCCTCGGGAGCTGAATGCGATGCTTTTGTCAAGGTATTTCAGTGAATGCTCTTCCTGAATTTTGACTGAAAGCAATTGATCTTTTGCTTGAAAAAAGATTCTTTAAGAATGTGGATagaaatctttaaaatactgaGTTTCCCTGTTCCCTGTCTTATTTTACACAAGAAAAGAGCAGAATTATGTTTGATCTCTATAAAAAAGCactttagaatttttttttttaaatctttcaaatGTATAACAATACTTGGTTGCAAAAAGAGCAGTTTCCAAATGGAAGGGGTTTGCTTGGGCTTCTAGTTTCCCAAATGAACTTTCCAAGcagtgggttttactgatggTGGTGGCAGAAGGGGACCCATTCTGATGGGAAACACCAGCAGTGAGCTCTGTTTTTCTGCTCGGACATAGCTGTCCACTCTTCTGAAAGGTCGAAGGCTAATTAAGGACTGGTGCTTGTGCAAGTGGGTCTGAGCTTGATGCCATGGAAGTTAATAACAGAATCAGTGGCAGCGTCAGAAGTGCGTGGGCAGACATCAGCAAGGTAGTGCACTAAGAAACTGGGGTTTCTTATCACAAACTCATTCTCAGCTGGGTCCCTGTTTCCAGCGGCTCGtgctcccagcccagggacCAACAGCTTCCCCATCTGCTCCCCTGGGAGCAGCGCCGTCACTCCTGGCTCCAGCAGAGGTTCTTGCAGACACATGGGTGGCATCCCCTACCTCTGATACATGGTCTATTACAGCACCACTCTGGCCCCTCAGAGAGCCAAGGAATgctcagaagaagaaaaaaaattactttgagaGAGACTTACAGGGCTCCTGGTTTTAGGGCaaatttccagcttttctttcttcttttcatttgccTCTCTTGTGCTCTCTCCCCTAAATATCTCCAAGACAAATCCCAAATCAGACCTCTTTCTAGATAGAAGTGATTTGAAGCATCTGCCAGGGGGTACCAGGAGACTGTGGCACCAGCATCTACAGAAGTTGCCAACCAGGAGATTTAATCAATACCAGGAAAGCTGCTATGTGAGCTGAGAACTGAAATATCAATGtaaatcagaagaaaacctAGTCCAATGTTGTctgcttcccttttttcttcctaggaTATGGCCCTGATTACCACTTTCTTTCTGTATCTGGTTTCTCTTCTTCAATCACTCTAGAATCACTTTTTTGTCCCTTtgagattttctttcctcttctctgccaTTAGTTTctttgcaatgatttttttttttttagtttctgtttttgccttttttcctctgtcttgctTTGTCTTCTCTCCCTTTGCTACACTCTGCTTCTTGGGTACTTCCGTCTCCCTTTTTTGGGAAGGAGCCTGAAATGAATATCTTACACCCCTGCCCCAAAGTGCCTGCTATTTCAGAGGAGAAGCCAGGGAATTTAAGTGTCACCCTGCATACAGGCAGCTTGACAGCTCTGCAAAACCTTATCTCCTTCAAAATCCTCCTGAGATGAGGGACACCTTACTTTCCAGCCTGGCAGCAtgtgaaaaaattattaataaataaattcccCTTAAGATGAAGGACTTTTAGAGCCATTCCAGCAGATAAAGCGTAATAGCTTCATTCCACCCTGTGCAACGCTAACAGCAGCATTGTGACAATGGTGTTGGAGACATGGGGTAACTCTCTCTCACTGTTTCTGAAACCTTAACCCGATCAGTATTAAAAATACCACTGTGTAGATGAAACAGAGCTTTTACTGTGCCTGTGGTTTTATAAAGTTCAGACTTTTATACTATCAAATACTAcattagaaaagcagaaatccTTTTAAGTGCCTTACTCTGCTTCGCTGTAGCTGGCTTCGCGTTATCCGTAACACACCGTTGCGTTTCTCCTCGCACTTTGGTTTGGCTTAGTTTTATTGATGGGTGAATAAAACCATTAATTTTCCAGGGTAAAGGGAACTCACATCAGTAgagcaaaagaggaaaacccTGCTACAGCTAGTAAACATCTAACGTGTTTTTACAAGGCTCATCTATAGTATTATTCTGTTGATTTGCACTTATTCTATAGTTCAATTATTGTTTCATTCTATAACTTGGTACAAAAAATCTTGTACAGTACAAAGGATATTGTACCTGGCAAAGCTAATTACTGATGCCAGCTTTGATTGCATTTCAGTGTGCTTTAATTGGCTCAAATTTCCAAATAGACATTATCTTGTTAAATGCACATACAGAGGCTCACACTTACTGTTCCCTTGGAAAACAAGCTCTTCCTAGATCAGCTCCTGCTCAGGTGTTTCCTTCCCCTGTTGCGAATACAACTTCTTCTTCTCAAGAGCTGCTTCTCTGAGCCCTGCTGGGTCCGTCCTCTCTGCACGGTACCTGGGAAGGACCCGGGACGTGTGCTGAGCAGGGAGGACACTCTCGGATCTCCCCCCAGCTGTCCTCTGGCTGCCGGGGAGGTGCATCTCCTCTTTTTATACCTGGGCTCCCTCAGGAGTCCTGTGGGCTTCTACACGTCAGAGAATCAATTATCCTCCTGAATTTCAAAGGCTGTGTTTAGCATCcgatttttgtgtgtgcaagAACGCAGGCAGGGAGGTTATGTGGAGAAGGTAATGCCTGTAGCTGAGGGTCATTTGCATGCTTTCTCTTTATCACTGAAAGAGTGAAGAGCAAATAATAACAACGATAATCTGGCAGTGAATGACAAATTTTCTTTGCAAGGTAaacttctctttccctttgcaATTGCAATTTTTCCTCCTACTCCACAATGAGAGTTAACCATTACTACTTTCTCACACTGCCTGCTCAGGAGGGTTTatcttttttgctgttttcctttgattatcactgttttcctccttctcctttgtTACTCACACCTGCTAGCGTTAGCAGGGCAGTTCATGCTTCAGTCCCTCACAAACATCACAGCTTCACATCAAGCACACAAAACAGCTGGAGAGCCCTGCGCCGTTCGTGCGCTCTGGAAAAAAGCAAGGGTcttccctggggtgctgcatgCGCTGGCAGCCGTTTTCATTCCTGGAACAAGGTTTATGAAAGCCCCATTAAAAAGAACATATAGCCTTGGTGCCAAGAAGACCAGGACAGATCAGAGGAGTTAAAAATTAGGTGCCAGCATGAGCTCAACCTGCCAGATTTTTCGTATTGACTTTATAATGCCCAGAATTGATGGGGACCCAGACCTTGCTGTCTCGAGGCTTGTGTGACTCAATGATGGGAAGAAGTTTCAGCAGGCAAGATGACTCATATATGCCTGCTGCAGAATACCTTCACCTTGCACCAGAGCACTCATTGCAGCTATCAGCAGAGATGGATTGCAGGAAAGGACAGTGCATCTGGTGTGCCTGTGGGTGCCTGCGTGTGCAGGGGGTCAAAAGTATTCAGCACTTGTCTCTCTGCCGTTGGCCCTTTGCTTCTTGCTAAGGTGAGAAATCGGCACTGTGATTATGTCTCACTTCTTAGTGAAGCAATATCCTGCTTCCAAACCATGGGCTCTCAGTAAGCAGTAACACAACACTCAGAGAGGCTTGAGTGAGCTCAGCATGCCAAATGACTCCGTGGAGTTAAACAACAGTTGCTCTATGCCTAGACAGATGTGCACCAACGCCTTTGGGCTCTCTCTGCTTTAAGTGCTCCAAGGGCTTACTTTGGTATCAAATCAGGACCAGGACACTTCACAGAGAAATCATGAAAAAGGATTGAATCGACCAAAGCAGGAGTTCAAGCTGACCCTGAACTGAGCAGCTGACATGGGGCCTTCTAGTGTAACCCAGAAACAGAACAACAACATGAAGAGAAGCAAGAACTACTGCTTTCCTCCAGTTGTAAAGAGAAATGGCACCAGCCTGTTcatggggagaggagctgccgTGCAAATCAGGCAGGTATATCACATGTATCATCTACTCGTGAACACTGGAAAAGGGGATTTCTGGGTAGTGCAGAGGAGGTTTTCCAAAATCCCTGTACTGGTGCACAGCTGTGCACCATCTCTGCCAACCGGAAAggaatttttgtttgcttttttgaaaCAATCTGTTCATGTTCTCTCATGTGTGAGGCTGGTTGCACCAATTTTTCAGCATGACTTATTTTTTGTCCACTGTCTTGGTGCTACGCTGGCTGAACAGATGAATCAGACCATGTGTTAAACCAGTCGAGAGCCAACGCTGTTTCAAGGTATTACCCTGTAGCATGGTTTTGAGCTAATTCTGACTATACCTGACCCATTGCCTTACACAGAGCTCCTGTAAGATACCAGGCAATATCTCTCAGATCAAGAGGAATCAGTCTGTAATTGACTTGTTTATAGCCGCCTGCTGCCCAGCTTGGATTAGGAGGGCTGCGATCCGCATTCATATCTCAAGTGAGCTGCTTTCAAAGCTCCATCATCCTAGGGGTTTCCTTGCTCAGCCTGGGTTGGGTTCATGTTGTGCACAGCTGGACCCAGCAAGTCTCACAAAACAACAAGCTCTCTTTATGGCTTCTGATTAATTCGGGAGGCAGCAGAAATTTCTACAAACCCTCCAGGCTCTGTCGGGTGTGTACAGCTTAGGAGTTCTGAAATAGCATGACTAGAGCAGCTTTTCTGTCTCCAGGATATCCTGTCCCAGCTTTAGTCAAAACCTTCATATCTTCCCAGGACCCAGAAGGGTCAGTCATGGAGCTCCTTCACCAGGCTCCTTAAGCTCTCCCTCTGGCTAGCAAGGCTACTTCCCCTGCTGCAGAAATGGCTGTGATCCccactgctgctggcagtgcagcCTTGGCATAAGTCCCATGATGCTAACGTCTGGCTGCTAACGTCTCTGGACAAAGATGCTACAGACTGTGATAAGATCCAGTGTTGTTTGGAGCCAGTTTTGCATCTGTCTGTGTTGCAGTGTATATCTGAGCTGGTGACCACAGTCTTTGTTCTTGTGGCCATTTTTTTCGATACGGTAGTCACGCAGATAGGGCTGGTCCCCCTGCATGCGCAGGAGGGTGgctctggctgcagctctgTACTTCTGAGAGCCtgagagctgctctgtgcctaTATCAGTGGCATTCCAAGTCTAAATGTACTAGATGTGTGACAACATTCCTCATGGGAACTTCATTTTAGGGGTAGTATCAAGAATAACTTGGCACAACACACAACAAACTTGTCTTGCAAAATGAAcagctttttctctttagaaTATCTCTTGATCTGTCCCTAGAACCTTCCCAGTTTCTCCCCACCTCTCCTCCCTACCGCAGCTAGTGTTGTCAGCATCCACAGGCTCCCAAAATATGAGGAATGTAACACTCAAATTACCTCCCACAGATCATCACTTCGGGTTAGCAACGCACAGCGGGTAACTGTCTATTTGCCCTCTAAACCCAAGCCAGCACCAGTACAAGCCCACTGGAGTCTACAGCCAGGTACGAGCTGCCACAGGTACCTTCTGCAGCTGGAACTGCTGGATCCATGCAGACCCAACCTCCCTAGGGTCCTTGGGTGAAGCACATGACAGctagttttatttcagtgccaACCCTTTGCTGACAAAGGACACAGTGTTAGGATCCTGCAGCAATTTCCCAGCTATTGATTTCCTCTTAGCTTTACCTCCTCCAGTCTCCATGCCgtgctttaaaaaattgctcCTGTCTATTCCAGCTGCACAACATCCAGCTTCAGATAAGCTGAGCAGCATGTGAAATGGTCCTGCTCACCTTGTGAGGTTGAAACTAATGACAGTAAGAAGTAACTCCTCAGAtggcaaaaaaa harbors:
- the GHRH gene encoding somatoliberin — translated: MLDKATLLLFLHLVACSICSPLYPALRYSPGPVAGKVINFQLQHSSPLQSHNPSAEEQEEEGLLTDPSAKRMQRHADAIFTDNYRKFLGQISARKFLQTIIGKRLGSSESSPGEGVHEFLTRRQSDSILMDSRYHQQTVLRDFLGAILQNQRPQDINSSQLEGFPSTLVKLM